The following are encoded together in the Scomber japonicus isolate fScoJap1 chromosome 20, fScoJap1.pri, whole genome shotgun sequence genome:
- the LOC128381813 gene encoding microfibril-associated glycoprotein 4-like: MKSILLSPPTNPETHSTPATQHAHNLLTLVRFRHEEWLVFLLLLAPALTCCLRLYLPLDCSDIRNNDKSRPSGVYNIYPIGATSAVQVYCDMDSAGGGWTVFQRRMDGSVNFYRPWDHYKKGFGSAAGEYWLGLESLFHLTRRKKVELRVDMEDFSGNKAFARYSLFSIESETYGYRLHVSGFNNGGAGDSLSYHNGQKFTTFDKDQDSHSSINCARLRLGAFWYNACVYANPNAVYRWGADATINAVGVSWYHWKGYNYSLKTISMKIRPVQ, translated from the exons ATGAAGTCTATTCTTTTGTCTCCACCCACAAACCCAGAGACACACAGCACACCTGCCACACAACACGCCCACAACCTGCTCACACTGGTGAGGTTCAGGCATGAGGAGTGGTTAG tcttcctcctcctcctggctccAGCGTTGACCTGCTGCTTACGTCTGTATCTCCCGCTGGACTGCAGTGACATCCGTAACAATGATAAAAGCCGACCCAGTGGAGTGTACAACATCTATCCCATCGGAGCCACGTCTGCTGTCCAG gtgtactgTGACATGGACTCAGCAGGAGGAGGCTGGACG gtgttccagaggaggatGGACGGCTCGGTGAACTTCTACAGGCCCTGGGATCACTACAAGAAGGGCTTTGGTAGCGCTGCTGGAGAGTACTGGCTGG GCCTGGAGAGTCTCTTCCATCTGACTCGGAGGAAAAAGGTCGAGCTTCGTGTCGACATGGAGGACTTCAGTGGGAACAAAGCGTTTGCTCGTTACTCCTTGTTCTCCATCGAATCAGAGACGTACGGATACAGACTGCATGTGTCTGGATTCAATAATGGAGGAGCAG gAGACTCCCTGAGTTATCACAACGGACAGAAGTTCACCACCTTCGACAAAGACCAGGACTCTCACAGCAGCATTAACTGTGCCAGACTCAGGCTGGGGGCGTTCTGGTACAACGCCTGTGTCTATGCAAACCCCAACGCAGTTTATCGCTGGGGGGCTGATGCCACTATCAATGCTGTAGGAGTGTCATGGTACCACTGGAAGGGTTATAACTACTCCCTGAAGACCATCAGCATGAAGATTCGTCCTGTGCAGTAA
- the LOC128381079 gene encoding microfibril-associated glycoprotein 4-like, whose protein sequence is MMKLVSVFLLLLAPVLTCCLLLDLPLDCSDIHNNDNSQLSGVYTIYPIGATSAVQVYCDMDSAGGGWTVFQRRMDGSVNFYRPWDHYKKGFGSAAGEYWLGLESLFHLTQRKKFELLVDMEDFSGNKAFSRYSSFSIESESHGYKLHVSGFTEGGAGDGLSFHNGQKFSTFDKDQDPVSSNCARMLLGAFWYKTCHHTNPNGVYRWGADATINHVGVEWRQWKGDNYSMKAISMKIRPVQ, encoded by the exons ATGATGAAG ctggtttcagtcttcctcctcctcctggctccAGTGTTGACCTGCTGCTTACTGCTTGACCTCCCACTGGACTGCAGTGACATCCATAACAATGACAACAGCCAACTCAGTGGAGTGTACACCATCTATCCCATCGGAGCCACGTCTGCTGTCCAG gtgtactgTGACATGGACTCAGCAGGAGGAGGCTGGACG gtgttccagaggaggatGGACGGCTCGGTGAACTTCTACAGGCCCTGGGATCACTACAAGAAGGGCTTTGGTAGCGCTGCTGGAGAGTACTGGCTGG gcctgGAGAGTCTCTTCCATCTGACTCAGAGAAAAAAGTTTGAGCTGCTGGTCGACATGGAGGACTTCAGTGGGAACAAAGCGTTTTCTCGTTACTCCTCGTTCTCCATCGAATCAGAGTCCCACGGATACAAACTGCATGTGTCTGGATTCACTGAGGGAGGAGCAG GAGACGGCCTGAGTTTTCACAACGGACAGAAGTTCTCCACCTTCGACAAAGACCAGGACCCCGTCAGCAGTAACTGTGCCAGAATGCTCCTGGGGGCGTTCTGGTACAAAACCTGTCACCATACGAATCCCAATGGCGTTTATCGCTGGGGGGCTGATGCCACTATCAATCATGTCGGAGTGGAGTGGAGACAGTGGAAGGGTGACAACTACTCCATGAAGGCCATCAGCATGAAGATTCGTCCTGTGCAGTAA